One genomic region from Candidatus Bealeia paramacronuclearis encodes:
- a CDS encoding IS630 transposase-related protein has translation MAKAYSEDLWKKVISSITSGDRKREAAKVFNVGETTIYRWICLHKQGDIKPKKRTSYYSGNKTGDMRRLM, from the coding sequence ATGGCAAAAGCATATTCGGAAGACCTGTGGAAAAAGGTCATCTCCTCCATTACGAGCGGCGACCGTAAGCGAGAGGCTGCAAAGGTTTTTAACGTTGGAGAAACCACGATCTATCGATGGATATGTCTTCATAAACAAGGGGATATTAAACCGAAAAAACGCACTTCTTATTACTCCGGCAATAAAACAGGAGACATGAGGAGAT